A window of Sphingomonas sp. R1 contains these coding sequences:
- a CDS encoding S8 family peptidase — protein MKTLIALLLLLVTMLATPASAEAADGGQILVMLRLAPPHFRAGSGYGGGYGEDGSAAGRRRIAAAVAKRNGLRLTGNWPMPMIGIDCFIMAVPPGRTAEAVAAEVSRDSAVEWSEPIATFRTQGQARPNDPLYPAQPTTRAWHLSALHRMATGRGARVAVIDSKVDAAHPDLAGQVDVARDFVGTGTAPAESHGTGIAGVIAARANNGIGIVGIAPAATLLALRACRQEAGSTTCDSLSLARAVSFAVEQRADVINLSLSGPPSRLLETLLRLGIDRGATVVAAVDPKLAGGGFPASMAGVVAVADAPAGAAYVAPGRDIPTTQPGGRWYLANGSSYAAAEVSGLLALRRERDARPGRHAMPVSIRPGGGEIDACATVVGKGTCPGEGGGP, from the coding sequence GTGAAGACCCTGATCGCCCTGCTGCTCCTGCTCGTGACGATGCTTGCCACGCCAGCGTCGGCAGAAGCGGCGGACGGTGGGCAAATCCTGGTGATGCTGCGCCTCGCGCCGCCGCATTTCCGCGCCGGCAGCGGCTATGGCGGCGGCTATGGCGAGGATGGATCGGCGGCAGGCCGGCGGCGCATCGCGGCTGCAGTGGCCAAGCGGAACGGGCTGCGGCTGACCGGCAACTGGCCGATGCCGATGATCGGGATCGATTGCTTCATCATGGCGGTGCCGCCGGGCCGCACCGCCGAAGCGGTCGCGGCGGAGGTGTCGCGCGACTCCGCAGTCGAATGGTCCGAGCCGATCGCCACCTTCCGCACACAGGGGCAGGCACGGCCCAATGATCCGCTGTATCCGGCGCAGCCGACCACCCGGGCTTGGCACCTCTCGGCGCTTCATCGAATGGCCACCGGGCGCGGCGCGCGGGTGGCGGTGATCGACAGCAAGGTGGATGCCGCGCATCCCGATCTCGCCGGGCAGGTGGACGTCGCGCGCGACTTTGTCGGCACGGGGACCGCCCCCGCAGAGAGCCACGGCACCGGCATCGCCGGGGTCATCGCCGCGCGGGCGAACAACGGCATCGGGATCGTCGGCATCGCGCCCGCCGCGACGCTGCTGGCGCTGCGCGCCTGCCGGCAGGAAGCCGGTTCCACTACCTGCGACAGCCTCAGCCTCGCCCGCGCGGTCAGCTTCGCCGTCGAGCAACGCGCGGACGTGATCAATCTCAGTCTCAGCGGCCCGCCGAGCCGATTGCTGGAGACATTGCTGCGGCTCGGAATCGATCGTGGCGCCACGGTGGTCGCCGCTGTCGATCCGAAGCTGGCAGGCGGCGGCTTCCCCGCCTCGATGGCCGGCGTCGTTGCGGTGGCCGACGCGCCGGCGGGTGCCGCCTATGTCGCGCCCGGCCGCGATATTCCCACCACCCAGCCGGGCGGGCGCTGGTATCTGGCGAACGGTTCGTCCTACGCTGCCGCCGAAGTCAGCGGCTTGCTGGCGCTGCGCCGCGAGCGCGATGCCCGGCCGGGCAGACACGCCATGCCGGTATCGATCCGGCCGGGCGGCGGGGAGATCGACGCCTGTGCAACTGTGGTGGGGAAGGGGACATGTCCGGGCGAAGGGGGAGGCCCCTAG
- a CDS encoding TorF family putative porin, translated as MAERAQAQWNGEVAVTSDERWRGRSLSAGRPAATLSLGYDDRSGIYVDGSATVATLRSGPDLVSVGVDAGYARRLTTGLVLDLGLTRREFRGAGSGASGSGYTELYLGASGRCLSGRLLYSPDYLQRGVHTLYGTLDGVVRPLPGWRLLGHAGLMTVLRQRPWAGMRASQFDYSLGIARQIGRVDARLAWSGGGPGRDYYDQRPRSRQAVTVSASIGF; from the coding sequence TTGGCCGAGCGCGCGCAGGCGCAGTGGAACGGCGAGGTCGCGGTCACCAGCGACGAGCGCTGGCGCGGCCGCAGCCTCAGCGCCGGAAGGCCCGCCGCCACGCTGTCGCTCGGCTATGACGATCGCTCGGGCATCTATGTCGACGGATCGGCGACGGTGGCGACGCTGCGCAGCGGGCCCGACCTGGTCTCGGTCGGCGTCGATGCCGGCTATGCCCGGCGGCTGACGACCGGGCTGGTGCTGGACCTGGGGCTGACGCGGCGCGAGTTTCGCGGGGCCGGTTCGGGCGCGAGCGGTTCTGGCTATACCGAGCTGTATCTCGGCGCCAGCGGGCGATGCCTTTCCGGTCGCCTGCTCTATTCGCCCGATTATCTCCAGCGCGGCGTCCATACCCTGTACGGCACGCTCGACGGGGTCGTGCGCCCGCTGCCGGGCTGGCGACTGCTCGGTCATGCCGGGCTGATGACCGTGCTGCGCCAGCGCCCCTGGGCCGGGATGCGCGCCTCCCAGTTCGACTATAGCCTGGGCATCGCCCGCCAGATCGGCAGGGTCGATGCCCGGCTCGCGTGGAGCGGTGGGGGCCCGGGCCGGGACTATTATGACCAGCGGCCGCGCAGCCGGCAGGCCGTCACCGTCTCGGCCTCGATCGGCTTCTAG